One stretch of Gouania willdenowi chromosome 16, fGouWil2.1, whole genome shotgun sequence DNA includes these proteins:
- the LOC114478515 gene encoding hepcidin-like codes for MKTLSVFVAVAIVLTVMCSQQSSAVPVLQGEELEETIFLEIPGGAMNETVMDSMKGEEGEEDEDTIFLETPGGAMNETWMDNREMRKLRCSFRCRRGRCKLRCKL; via the exons ATGAAGACTCTGAGTGTGTTTGTTGCAGTGGCCATCGTGCTCACAGTGATGTGCAGCCAGCAGAGCTCTGCTGTCCCAGTCCTTCAG GGTGAAGAGCTGGAGGAGACCATCTTTTTAGAGATTCCAGGTGGTGCCATGAATGAGACTGTGATGGACTCCATGAAG GGTGAAGAGGGTGAAGAAGATGAAGACACCATCTTTTTAGAGACTCCAGGTGGTGCCATGAATGAGACTTGGATGGACAACAGGGAG ATGAGAAAACTGAGGTGTAGCTTCCGCTGCAGAAGAGGACGCTGTAAACTTCGCTGCAAGTTGTGA
- the LOC114477885 gene encoding hepcidin-like, which produces MKTLSVFVAVAIVLTVMCSQQSSAVPVLQGEELEETIFLEIPDAVMDETVMDSMKGEELEETIFLEIPDAAMDETVMDSMKTLSNNRQKRELVCRKICCKNGVCDHCCYP; this is translated from the exons ATGAAGACTTTGAGTGTGTTTGTTGCAGTGGCCATCGTGCTCACAGTGATGTGCAGCCAGCAGAGCTCTGCTGTCCCAGTCCTTCAG GGTGAAGAGCTGGAGGAGACCATCTTTTTAGAGATTCCAGATGCTGTCATGGATGAGACAGTGATGGACTCCATGAAG GGTGAAGAACTGGAGGAGACCATCTTTTTAGAGATTCCAGATGCTGCCATGGATGAGACTGTGATGGACTCCATGAAG ACACTCTCTAACAACAGACAGAAGCGTGAACTGGTGTGTCGCAAAATATGCTGCAAGAACGGAGTCTGTGACCACTGCTGCTATCCCTGA